Within the Acidobacteriota bacterium genome, the region GCGAATGCCAATGCCGCTCAAAATCGGCAGTGGTGGCGTAGATGGCTTCGTCGAAGTCTCGCCACCGGTCGACTCGATTCTTGGTACAGCCCATGTCAGTACTCGTCAGCCTACCCTCACAGACGGGGATCGAGTCAATTGGTGCCGAGAGGTTCTGTGCGCATCCGCCTGCACTTGGGGACTACCGACCGCGGGCGCATTGTTGTCGCATTCCAGCCCGGAGGCAAGTCCCTCCGCTGGTGTCGTGTGGATTCGACCGTTCAGCGCGTGTTAGCCGTCACTTGGCTCTCGTCGGGGGGGCACTCCAGCGATACGATCGAGTGTTCACAGTCGCACCGCCATAACGTCTCCAGATCTGAATTGGTCTTGATGAGGGTCTTCTGTTCCTTGCCCGTGCCCATTTCCTTGACGGTCACGTTGACCGTGCCGTTGGCATCGATATCAAATGTGATTTCAATCTACGGAACGCCACGCGGCGCGAGCCGAATGCCGTCGAAGTGGATCCGTCCGAGCGTGCGATTGTCGCGCGCAATCGGCCGCTCACCCTGCAACACATGCACCTCCACGCTCGATTGACTGTCGGCCGCCGTCGAGAACACCTCGCTTTTGCGCGTCGGAATCATCGTGTTGCGCGGAATCAGCGTCGTCAGCACGCCGCCGAGCGTTTCAATGCCAAGCGAGAACGGCGTCACGTCTAACAGGCACAAGTCCTTCACTTCACCGGCCAGCACGCCAGCCCGGATGGCCGCGCCGAGCGCGACTACCTCGTCGGGATTGACGCCTTTGTACGGCTCTTTGCCGAACACGTCGCGCACTATCTGCTGCACTCTCGGAATGCGGGTCGATCCACCGACCAGCACAACCGTGTCAATCTGCGACGGCTGAAGCCCCGCGTCGGCCATTGCCTGCTTGACCGGTCCCACGGTCTTCTGGAGCAGGTCTTCGACCAGTTCCTCGAACTTGGCCAGAGTCAGTTTCAACTGGAGACTCTTCGGACCGGTCGCATCCGCGCTGATGAACGGCAGAAATATCTCCGTCCCCAACACCGTCGAGAGTTCTATCTTGGCGTTCTCGGCGGCCTCGCGGAGCCGCTGGAGTGCCCTCCGGTCCTTCGTCAGGTCGATCCCGTCGCTCTTCTTGAACTCGGCCGCTACCCACTCGATGATTCGTTGGTCGAGATTGTCGCCGCCGAGATGCGTGTCGCCGTTGGTCGACTTGACTTCGACCACGCCCTCACCGACTTCCAGGATCGATATCTCGAAGGTGCCGCCGCCAAAGTCGTACACCGCGACCGTCTCGTCCTCTTTCTTGTCGTGCCCGTACGCCAGCGCCGCGGCAACAGTACTGCTAACGACCCTCATAACGTCCAGCCCGGCAATCGCTCCGGCCTCCTTGGTGGACTGCCGCTGCGCGTCGTTGAAGTACGCCGGGACGGTGATGACTGCCTTGGTGACCGGCTGCCCCAAATACGCCTCTGCCGCCCGCTTCAGCTTCTGCAGCACCATGGCAGAGACCTGCGCCGGCGCGAAGCGCTCCTCCTTGCCCGACACCTGCACTTGCACGGCCACGTGGTGTCCGTCACGCACGACGCAGTACGGCACCATCTTCATTTCTTCACTGAGTTCCTCGAAGCGTTGTCCCATGAACCGCTTGATGGAGAACACCGTGTTCTCCGGGTTGGTGATTGTCTGTCGCTTGGCAGCCTGCCCCACGAAGCGCTCGCCAGTCTCGCTGAACCCGACGACACTTGGCGTCAGCCTGCCTCCTTCGGCATTGGTGATGACGACTGACGCTCCGCCCTCCATGACCGCGACGACCGAATTCGTGGTTCCGAGGTCGATTCCGATAATCTTGCTCATCGATATGTCCCCGCTGGTGTGCAATCCGGCCCGCGACGTTCATCGATGTATGTCGGTGTCGCCTAGCCAGAGCTGCTCTGTGCCGGTGAGGCGCTTAGCACTTCCCCAAGAAACTTGGTCAGTCGCCGTTCGACTGCTTCAAGACATGGAACGAGGTCGGCAGCTACGTGTGCCGGCTGCGAATCAACCTCTACTGCGGCGACTCCGATGGCACGAAGGCGATCCTCCAGGCAAGGATGGCTGTCCGTCGGGTGTGTGACTCCGTTGTCCATCTTTGGATCCAGCTTCAACCCGACAGAGCGGGCGACGCCGTCCGCAAAGACCGCCGACAGATTTATCGGGAGGTGACCGCTTCTGGCTTGCTCTGAGAACCATGCCGTTGCCGACCGGAAGAGCGGCACGGCCGCGATTGCCTTCGTTAGCGAGGAGGCGACTGCCTGAGGAGAAGTAACCAGGGGCGCAATTGAGTCCGCTCGCAACTCCCGAGCACGGCCAATCCGGGATTCGAGCCTGCGAAAGACCGCGAGATACCGCTCCAAGACCAAGAGTGGGACCCAAAGACCGACCGACATGGCAGCCGCGGCCTCGCCATCCGCATCGGCGACTCGGCGAAGCCCGGCGATTGCTTCCGATGCGCCGCGGTAGACAGGGTAGAAGCGTCTACTGTAGAAAGTGTCAGCTCCCGTGAAATGGGACAACTCATGAACAAGGACAGCCGTCAATTCGGACACCGTCAATAGTCGCAGTAGCGGTCCAGACAAGCACAGCGTCTGCCCTCGGACATGCCCCGCGACAGTATGGACTTCTGCTTCCGTAACGAAGAACGACGTGCCAAGCTCAATCACGACGGATTCGGGTTGGCGGCATTCCAACCGTGCTCCAATCTGTCCTAGCAGACGAAAGAGGTCCGGCGCATCTTGTTGGCATATGGGTAGAGCCAGTGTGTGCACTCGGATCCGCCGCACGGACAAGAACCCGGCTCTTACTATCTGCCACAATCCAATGGCGCACCCAACCATGATCAACACGTATCCCAGCACTCCTTTCATCGGGATCCTTACCCTCGCGCCCGGTGTCGCCAGGTACTCAAACAACGAACCAAGCAGCCAACTCAACCCTCCAGCAACGGCGAGTATTAGACCTGCACAGAGCGCCAGGGCCAAGTACATTCCCGGTACGAAGAAGAGGGCGAGGGCCAATCTCCCACGATGATCCGCCATGACCCGCCCAGCAAGCGCAGCATTCTGGGCTGTCCCAGTACCCACCGCCATTTTGGCGATCTGCTGAATCGTCGATGCCGCTGTTGGATCCGGCCGCCGCTTCCAAGCCGATTTGATGCTCTTAAAGATGTCGAGAGAGCTTGGCATGCACTCCTTGCCGCTCGGGCATCTGGCGTTGGCCAACCGCCCGAGCACCGGACTTCGAATGCTAGCCACGCTCCGTTGGAACTTGCAAGGGAATCCGGTAAGCGCCTCCCCAAGGTCGCTGCGTGACGTGCTTCCCCCGCCTTGTTGCCGGCCCCGCCCAGACTCGAGGAGGTGCTGGCGGCGCTAGGCACCGCAGGCGGCCGAAGCCGCCGGTTGAGAGTCCTTGGCAGGAACACCGTGCCAACGGCTGCCACGCATCTAGCAAGACCGCTTCAACACGGCTCGGACCTTGCACTCGTGTTGGCTCTGATGAGCCGTCCCCATCGCCTCGATCCAAGTGAGTATGTCGGCATCCGTCAGTACTTCCTGACCATTTGCACGCACCAGCGCAATTGCGAGTTCGGCGATGCGGACACGATCGCGCTGGTCTGGGCGCAATTTCTGCGCGTCTCGGTGGCCGCACAGTTCGCAATTCTTGCTTACTGCTTCATGCCCGACCACCTGCACGCCATTGTCACGGGTCAGTCGGAGAACGCCGACTTCCGAGGCTTCGTGCGTCGCGCCAAACAGCGGTC harbors:
- a CDS encoding transposase, translating into MLALMSRPHRLDPSEYVGIRQYFLTICTHQRNCEFGDADTIALVWAQFLRVSVAAQFAILAYCFMPDHLHAIVTGQSENADFRGFVRRAKQRSGFAFAQVAGRRLWQESYFERLVRSDERVAELIKYIIENPVRAGLVERLTEYPHWGSQIYSREELLEFVARECRV